Part of the bacterium genome, GCAAGGCAGAAAAGCGGCAGCGCAACCTTATCTTTGTACTCCGAGGCGAATTGCTGGATATCTTTCGTTGTGCCAGCGAGAAAGGAATCATCGAAGAAACATATCCGATTGATGAAGTCGTATCGCCTTCTGACAGCTACGAGTTCAGAGATGACGCTATCGACGCTCCGTCGCCGAAGATAACCCTTCCGCCCGTAGAGCTTTGTCAGCGCACTGTTGCCGCAGAATGCGCAGTTGAAAGGGCAGCCTCGCGTCGTGATCGTCTGATAGTTGAGCTCGCCCCTTGTGTGAAGCGGTCCTTTGCCGTGAAGCCTCTTCAGCACCTTCAGGTCGGGGACCACGAACTTGCGCACGTCGGGGTCAAAGACGAAATACTCTGGGTTATCAAAATCGGGCGGAGGGATGCTGTCGAGATCGCGAATCAGCCGCCTGACTGGGTTCTTTCTTATCCCACCCTCGGTCTTGACGCAGAGGTTTTTGACGTCGTCGTAAGGCTCCCCGCCTGCGATGCGCTGGGCAAGCTCCAGCATCGTCTCCTCACCCTCCCCCACAACCACGATGTCCGCGTGCCTGATGCACTCCTCCGGCCGTATCGTGGGGTGAATCCCGCCCCACACGATAGGCACTGAAAGCCGCTCTTTAAGATATGACGTCAACTGAACGGCGCGGCTAAACAGGTTCGTCATCAGCGAGACAGCGACCATATCGACGTCCTGGCAAAGCGCCGCCACACCCTCAAGCAGCTCCGGGCTATACGGCTCAAGGAACTCCTGAAGCACCTGTTTGACGTAGAGATTCGGGAGGAAGATCAGCCTTGTGTCAACATCCCCATCACGCAAATAGGCCGAGATGCTCCGAACCCCAGGCGAAAATACATCTGAATATGGCGAAATAAGAGCAACTTTCAAACTCTGTCCTCCAAAAAGATATTACTGCCCCGATCCTATCAGCTTTGAGCAGCTCGGCTCAAGTAGTGCCCCAAATCGTAAGGCCGGCGCTACAAGACCGCTGCGTAGGTCCCCAGCGATTATGAGCGCTTGGGGCAGCCAAGAACCTCTTGATGTTCCGTGAACACGCCCACACTCAGAAGTTCACCTCGTCCTTCAGCACCTCGCGCGGCTTGCTCCCCCTGAACGGTCCCACTATGCCCTGCTGCTCCATCATATCAATGTAGCGGGCGGCACGGCTGTGGCCAATCTTGAGCTTGCGCTGCAATAGCGAGATCGAGGCGTACTTGGAGCGGATAACTATCTCCACTGCCGTCCTGTAATGTGGATCGTCCGTGCCCTCAAAATCGATCGGCT contains:
- a CDS encoding radical SAM protein, giving the protein MKVALISPYSDVFSPGVRSISAYLRDGDVDTRLIFLPNLYVKQVLQEFLEPYSPELLEGVAALCQDVDMVAVSLMTNLFSRAVQLTSYLKERLSVPIVWGGIHPTIRPEECIRHADIVVVGEGEETMLELAQRIAGGEPYDDVKNLCVKTEGGIRKNPVRRLIRDLDSIPPPDFDNPEYFVFDPDVRKFVVPDLKVLKRLHGKGPLHTRGELNYQTITTRGCPFNCAFCGNSALTKLYGRKGYLRRRSVDSVISELVAVRRRYDFINRICFFDDSFLAGTTKDIQQFASEYKDKVALPLFCLASPSNITPEKLEMLVDAGLSALQVGIQTGSARVNALYNRTVKNEEVLRAAELIHTYAGRLHPLYDVIVDNPYETVRDGIDTVNLLMHLKRPFTIQIFSLTLFPGTELYERASRDGLIRDEAKEIYNKFYMRRQGRYPTLLMALVNRGAPRSLMRFLTSKWVVKLLSGSWTRPFYRFLYILNEKTILAKNRILPRAG